The following are encoded together in the Bos javanicus breed banteng chromosome 4, ARS-OSU_banteng_1.0, whole genome shotgun sequence genome:
- the LOC133246365 gene encoding hyaluronidase-4-like, with amino-acid sequence MCNPRVAWLGVLLLLTVFTHSALKPAMPPVITKRPFNIFWAAPTMQCQHFFNVDLNLQLFNIISNPLETQSGSTIAIIYPNELGCYPYFSPEGKSFNGGIPQNMSLPTHLRKTADDIAKVFPWWRSEGLVIIDWESWKPQWDRNWGNRVIYKNHSLDFTRNHHPDWSEMKVRTVAQKEFETAGKSIMNATLTLALEMRPKCLWGFYLYPDCYNYDYRINPQTYTGKCPSDEIFRNDQLQWLWEKSRALYTSVYLDKILKSSLNALKFVHYRVREAMRIAEMAKDDYVLPVFIFSRPFYLNSIEALSQEDLVHTIGESAALGASGVILWGGYDYSDSKETCLSVQKFIQGPLGHYAVNVTTAAKLCSQSLCNNNGRCIRKTSESSSYLHMPGSSSKKYGLRKSLRVIISPANKQKTIKDMKDGFVCHCYHGWHGESCQQLSSDVLRGKNKACIANFKVSVFLSMTLSVILFIFLPP; translated from the exons ATGTGTAACCCCCGGGTGGCATGGTTAGGAGTGCTGCTGCTCTTGACGGTGTTCACTCACTCAGCCCTCAAGCCAGCAATGCCTCCAGTGATCACGAAAAGACCTTTCAACATTTTCTGGGCCGCCCCAACAATGCAGTGCCAGCATTTCTTCAATGTGGATCTGAATCTTcagttatttaatattatatcaaATCCTTTGGAGACTCAGAGTGGATCGACAATTGCCATAATTTATCCAAATGAATTAGGGTGTTATCCTTATTTCTCTCCAGAGGGAAAATCCTTTAATGGAGGGATACCACAGAATATGAGCCTTCCTACACACCTGAGGAAGACCGCTGATGACATTGCAAAAGTTTTTCCTTGGTGGAGATCAGAAGGTCTTGTTATCATTGACTGGGAAAGCTGGAAGCCACAATGGGACAGAAATTGGGGCAATAGAGTAATATATAAAAACCACTCTTTAGACTTTACTAGAAACCACCATCCTGATTGGTCAGAAATGAAAGTGAGAACAGTTGCCCAAAAGGAATTTGAAACTGCTGGAAAGAGTATTATGAATGCTACTCTCACACTGGCTTTAGAAATGAGACCAAAATGTCTATGGGGCTTTTATCTCTATCCAGACTGCTACAATTATGATTATAGGATAAATCCACAGACCTACACAGGTAAATGCCCAAGTGACGAAATTTTCCGCAATGACCAACTTCAGTGGCTATGGGAAAAAAGCAGAGCACTTTATACTTCAGTATATTTGGATAAAATATTGAAGTCAAGTTTAAATGCTTTGAAATTTGTTCATTATCGAGTTAGAGAAGCTATGAGAATTGCTGAAATGGCTAAAGATGACTATGTTttaccagtttttattttttccagaccATTTTATTTGAATAGTATTGAAGCTTTGTcacag GAGGACTTAGTGCATACAATTGGTGAGAGTGCAGCATTGGGGGCATCAGGAGTAATATTGTGGGGAGGATATGACTATTCTGATTCAAAG GAGACCTGCTTGTCTGTGCAAAAATTTATTCAAGGGCCATTGGGCCATTATGCTGTTAATGTGACAACTGCAGCCAAACTCTGCAGTCAAAGTCTATGTAACAATAATGGAAGATGTATTCGAAAAACATCTGAATCCTCCTCCTATCTGCATATGCCGGGAAGTAGCAGTAAGAAATATGGCCTACGCAAGAGCTTGAGAGTCATCATTTCCCCAGCCAATAAACAGAAGACAATAAAGGACATGAAGGATGGGTTTGTGTGTCATTGCTATCATGGCTGGCATGGAGAGTCTTGCCAGCAACTTTCTTCAGATGTCCTGAGAGGGAAGAATAAGGCCTGTATTGCTAACTTTAAAGTATCAGTTTTTCTCAGTATGACCTTATCTGtgattctcttcatttttctaccCCCATGA